A DNA window from Pleuronectes platessa chromosome 19, fPlePla1.1, whole genome shotgun sequence contains the following coding sequences:
- the coro1cb gene encoding coronin-1C-A isoform X3, whose protein sequence is MLRRVVRQSKFRHVFGQAQRNDQCYDDIRVSRVTWDSSFCAVNPKFVAIIIDASGGGAFLVLPLQKTGRIDKVYPTVCGHTGPVLDIDWCPHNDLVIASGSEDCTVMVWQIPENGLENPLSEPVVVLEGHSKRVGIVSWHPTARNVLLSAGCDNQIIIWNVGTGQAMINLEDMHPDVIFSVSWNRNGSLLCTACKDKKVRVIDPRKKKIVTEKDKAHEGARPMRAIFLADGKLLTTGFSRMSERQLALWKSDNMDEPINVQEMDTSNGVLLPFYDPDTSVVYLCGKGDSSIRYFEITDEAPFVHYLSTFSTKEPQRGMGYMPKRGLDVNKCEIARFYKLHERKCEPIIMTVPRKSDLFQDDLYPDTAGPDPALEAEGWFAGKNGGPILISLKDGYVSTKARDLKVVKSNALETKAAPKVENTPTVQKHVPAPPSAQKMEDKLEEVLREFKSLRDRVILQDRRIARLEDQVAKVSM, encoded by the exons ATGTTGCGGCGAGTTGTGCGACAGAGCAAGTTCCGTCATGTCTTCGGTCAGGCCCAGAGGAACGACCAGTGCTATGATGATATCCGCGTCTCCAGGGTCACATGGGACAGCTCCTTCTGCGCGGTCAACCCCAAGTTTGTTGCCATCATCATCGATGCCAGCGGGGGAGGAGCGTTCCTTGTACTTCCTCTACAAAAG ACCGGCCGCATAGACAAGGTCTACCCGACAGTATGTGGTCACACGGGCCCGGTGTTGGACATCGACTGGTGTCCTCATAATGACCTTGTCATTGCGAGCGGCTCCGAGGACTGCACAGTCATG GTTTGGCAGATCCCTGAGAACGGGCTGGAGAATCCCCTCTCAGAGCCTGTGGTCGTGTTAGAGGGCCACTCTAAGAGGGTCGGGATCGTGTCATGGCATCCCACCGCTCGCAACGTGCTCCTCAGTGCAG GGTGTGACAACCAGATCATCATCTGGAATGTGGGCACGGGACAGGCCATGATCAACCTGGAGGACATGCACCCTGATGTTATCTTTAGTGTCAGCTGGAACCGCAATGGCAGCCTGCTCTGCACGGCCTGTAAGGACAAGAAGGTCCGCGTCATCGACCCCCGCAAGAAAAAGATTGTGACG gagaAGGACAAAGCCCATGAGGGAGCTCGACCAATGAGAGCCATCTTTTTAGCAGACGGAAAGCTTCTGACCACCGGATTCAGCCGCATGAGCGAGCGCCAGCTAGCCCTGTGGAAAAGT GACAACATGGATGAGCCGATAAACGTTCAAGAGATGGACACCAGTAACGGAGTCCTGCTGCCCTTCTACGACCCCGACACCAGTGTGGTCTACCTGTGTGGAAAG GGCGACAGCAGCATCCGGTACTTTGAGATCACAGACGAGGCGCCGTTTGTTCACTACCTCAGCACCTTCTCCACCAAGGAGCCTCAGAGGGGCATGGGCTACATGCCCAAAAGAGGCCTGGATGTCAACAAATGTGAAATCGCAAG GTTTTACAAATTACATGAGAGAAAATGTGAACCTATCATCATGACAGTCCCACGTAAG TCGGATCTGTTCCAGGACGACCTGTATCCAGACACGGCCGGCCCCGACCCCGCCCTGGAGGCAGAGGGCTGGTTTGCCGGCAAGAACGGAGGCCCCATCCTCATCTCGCTCAAAGATGGCTACGTCTCCACGAAGGCCCGTGACCTGAAAGTCGTGAAGTCAAACGCCCTGGAGACCAAGGCAGCGCCGAAAGTAGAGAACACCCCGACTGTCCAGAAGCACGTTCCTGCACCGCCCTCAGCA CAGAAGATGGAAGACAAACTGGAAGAGGTGCTCCGAGAGTTCAAGTCGC